One genomic region from Evansella sp. LMS18 encodes:
- a CDS encoding competence protein ComK translates to MNEMILENYRINGQTLAILPAYHIGYQSVVLEGSKTIYVKMKPMKLIESACISGGADYNGRRRAVMCQLDIRRKVPIPINREKDIYVFPTHSPKQYDCHWLFYSQIFCITPHPDNPHNSQITFINERRLELDIAPWLLVKQMYKTGYVKTKFGLELTNLHNSKEML, encoded by the coding sequence ATGAACGAAATGATTCTGGAAAACTATCGAATTAATGGACAGACTTTGGCTATCTTGCCGGCTTATCACATTGGCTATCAGTCTGTTGTGCTGGAAGGCTCGAAAACTATTTATGTAAAAATGAAGCCGATGAAGCTGATTGAGTCGGCCTGTATTTCCGGCGGTGCTGATTATAATGGAAGGCGGCGGGCGGTTATGTGCCAGCTGGATATCAGGCGCAAGGTGCCGATCCCTATTAACCGTGAGAAGGATATATACGTATTTCCCACTCATTCACCGAAACAGTATGACTGCCACTGGCTTTTCTACTCCCAAATCTTCTGTATTACCCCTCACCCAGATAACCCGCACAATTCCCAAATCACCTTTATTAATGAAAGACGGCTTGAACTTGATATTGCCCCATGGCTCTTAGTGAAACAAATGTATAAAACCGGCTATGTAAAAACAAAATTTGGCCTTGAGCTAACTAATCTCCATAATTCTAAAGAGATGCTTTAA
- a CDS encoding DEAD/DEAH box helicase, translating into MLEEMLKNCGAMIIDEAHHASAPIYSALLKKAEELCGPDLFPVCGLTAIPGRSNDETALLVDRFQAYLIQPEMPDEPQYRDNPLQYFREEGYLATPHHRIYEPGRKYKVKEEDIEADQDDLTPEFLEVLANDEVRNTRIIERLIDIPEGKQTLVYACTVSHAEFLTSVLNSAGRKAEGGGNICNHSKSNKTYVNHAFYKWRN; encoded by the coding sequence GTGCTGGAAGAAATGTTGAAGAATTGTGGTGCTATGATTATAGACGAAGCGCATCATGCATCAGCTCCCATCTATAGTGCATTGCTGAAAAAAGCAGAAGAGTTATGTGGTCCTGATTTATTTCCTGTATGCGGCCTGACCGCTATACCGGGGAGGAGCAATGATGAAACTGCATTACTGGTTGACAGGTTCCAGGCTTACCTTATCCAGCCAGAGATGCCTGACGAACCACAATACAGGGATAATCCTTTACAATACTTTCGGGAAGAGGGGTATCTGGCAACACCTCACCACCGTATTTATGAGCCGGGCAGGAAATATAAAGTAAAAGAAGAGGATATTGAGGCTGACCAGGATGATCTGACACCAGAGTTTCTTGAAGTGCTTGCCAATGATGAAGTAAGAAATACGAGAATTATTGAAAGACTTATTGATATACCGGAGGGAAAACAAACACTGGTGTATGCCTGCACGGTTAGTCATGCAGAATTTCTAACTTCTGTATTAAATTCTGCAGGCAGGAAGGCGGAAGGCGGTGGCAATATCTGCAACCACTCTAAAAGCAACAAGACGTATGTTAATCATGCTTTTTATAAATGGAGAAATTAA
- a CDS encoding helix-turn-helix domain-containing protein — MNDTELRKQIKECIGKDIRKRRKKIGLSMDEFAVDCGLNAKFLGRVERGETMPSVHTMVKLSLGFQLEHYTILLEKVNTEIYHKLIENQKE, encoded by the coding sequence TTGAATGACACAGAGTTAAGAAAACAAATAAAAGAATGTATAGGCAAAGATATACGAAAGAGAAGAAAAAAAATAGGTTTATCAATGGACGAATTTGCGGTTGATTGTGGTTTAAATGCAAAGTTTCTCGGTAGAGTTGAAAGAGGAGAAACAATGCCTTCAGTACATACTATGGTTAAACTGAGTTTAGGTTTTCAGTTAGAGCACTATACGATTCTACTTGAAAAAGTAAATACAGAAATCTACCATAAACTAATAGAAAATCAAAAGGAGTAG
- a CDS encoding (deoxy)nucleoside triphosphate pyrophosphohydrolase, with protein sequence MKKAVKVVAAIIENDENEILCALRSPEMSIPNMWEFPGGKVEKDEDIYEALKREIKEEMNCEIHTEEVFNDNTHEYDNFTINLIAIKAKLVSGTPTASEHSKLVWFKRENLKSLVWAPADIPAVDQLVCEN encoded by the coding sequence ATGAAAAAAGCAGTTAAAGTTGTAGCAGCCATTATAGAAAATGACGAGAATGAAATTTTATGTGCCTTAAGATCACCTGAAATGAGCATCCCTAACATGTGGGAGTTCCCAGGCGGGAAGGTTGAGAAAGACGAAGATATATACGAAGCATTAAAGAGAGAAATTAAAGAAGAAATGAATTGTGAAATACATACTGAGGAAGTATTCAATGATAATACTCATGAATACGATAATTTCACCATCAATTTAATTGCCATTAAGGCGAAATTAGTAAGTGGTACGCCAACAGCTAGTGAACATTCTAAGCTTGTATGGTTCAAACGAGAAAACCTTAAATCATTAGTCTGGGCACCGGCTGATATACCGGCGGTTGATCAACTAGTGTGCGAAAACTAG
- a CDS encoding helix-turn-helix domain-containing protein, with protein sequence MPHYQRMTLEELEAMESSVLDKLDSEEDWGSFGDVIRFYEAYYGRALNRAKKTRDEFDRASESYIKEKLIRYLVEYGTYMKMIYQKSDKHAEEALIKAVALNPALPIAYYRLGFLAYKKKDYKTAALRFQQTLDDQGRARDNKWQLNDRQLYHAHLYLVNSSLFVAKETNERLKEFPEGEYEKLAYDISPLYEWIDENEAKLQRNAFVKRTNEGSEYCSREECDYIYERADLKDCLILYNSDRSYLIRFNNQRRNDVTADRARMLRHFLLNSSRENPLKKSDLIEHFQTTEVSNNAFVQKISRLRKQLNNIDIPEIIETAPQDTEMIRQGVRTETAYFYNGRFPFIIMERVGDELY encoded by the coding sequence ATGCCTCACTACCAAAGAATGACACTTGAGGAGTTAGAAGCAATGGAGAGTTCTGTTCTTGATAAACTTGATTCAGAAGAGGATTGGGGAAGTTTTGGTGATGTAATTCGATTCTATGAGGCCTATTACGGCAGAGCACTGAACAGGGCAAAAAAAACAAGGGATGAATTTGACCGGGCTTCTGAGAGTTATATTAAAGAAAAACTCATAAGATACCTTGTTGAATACGGCACCTACATGAAAATGATATATCAAAAGAGCGATAAACATGCTGAGGAAGCGTTAATAAAGGCGGTGGCATTAAATCCGGCACTTCCTATTGCCTATTACCGGCTTGGTTTTTTAGCCTATAAGAAGAAAGATTACAAGACTGCGGCGCTGCGCTTTCAGCAGACACTAGATGATCAGGGCAGAGCCCGGGACAATAAATGGCAGTTAAATGACCGGCAGCTGTACCATGCTCATTTATATTTAGTAAACAGTTCTTTATTTGTGGCTAAGGAAACAAACGAACGCCTGAAGGAGTTTCCTGAAGGGGAGTATGAAAAACTTGCCTATGATATTTCCCCTTTATATGAGTGGATTGATGAGAATGAAGCAAAACTCCAAAGGAATGCGTTTGTGAAGCGTACAAATGAGGGCAGCGAATACTGTTCAAGAGAGGAGTGTGATTATATTTATGAGAGAGCGGATCTTAAGGATTGCCTTATTTTATACAATTCAGACCGAAGCTATTTAATCCGTTTCAATAACCAACGAAGAAATGATGTAACAGCAGACAGAGCAAGAATGTTAAGGCATTTCTTATTGAACAGCTCCAGAGAGAATCCTCTGAAAAAGTCTGATTTAATTGAGCATTTTCAGACAACAGAAGTAAGTAACAATGCTTTCGTTCAGAAAATAAGTAGGTTGAGGAAACAGCTTAATAATATAGATATACCGGAAATTATTGAAACCGCTCCCCAGGATACGGAGATGATTAGGCAGGGTGTCAGGACAGAGACCGCCTATTTTTATAATGGGCGTTTTCCTTTTATTATTATGGAGCGGGTGGGGGACGAGCTGTACTGA
- a CDS encoding isocitrate lyase/phosphoenolpyruvate mutase family protein: protein MTLKTYFERYHQFQQMHHQGHPFVLPNAWDVISAKAFEKSGFKAVGTTSAGIALAHGYQDGEKIPIERVIYMLERIVSAVDIPVSADIEAGYGKTATEVLETIRQIIDAGIVGINLEDGISFEGNPLSDIHIHQEKIRAIKDLSASLSKPLFVNARTDIYWLNIGEEEDRFELAIERVKAYEKAGADCIFVPGLTNRTEIEKLRKEITRPINLLVSPDLPDLKELSRIGIDRVSTGSAPFRSAISMIKKMSDDLQKHDSFQLMTEGVLSYQEVMDMLLEK from the coding sequence ATGACTTTAAAAACATATTTTGAAAGGTACCATCAATTTCAGCAAATGCATCACCAGGGGCATCCTTTTGTTTTACCTAATGCGTGGGATGTTATTAGTGCCAAAGCATTTGAGAAGAGTGGGTTTAAGGCAGTTGGGACAACCAGCGCCGGAATTGCACTGGCCCATGGGTATCAGGATGGGGAGAAGATCCCTATCGAACGCGTGATATACATGTTGGAAAGGATAGTTTCTGCTGTTGATATACCAGTGAGCGCAGATATCGAAGCTGGGTATGGAAAAACGGCAACGGAAGTACTTGAAACAATTCGTCAAATAATTGACGCTGGTATAGTTGGTATTAACTTAGAAGATGGTATCAGTTTTGAGGGAAACCCACTCTCTGATATACATATACACCAGGAAAAAATTCGTGCTATTAAAGATCTATCAGCTTCTTTATCAAAACCACTCTTTGTTAATGCAAGAACGGACATTTACTGGCTTAACATTGGAGAGGAAGAAGATAGGTTTGAACTGGCTATCGAGCGAGTGAAAGCGTATGAAAAGGCAGGAGCTGACTGCATTTTCGTCCCCGGGTTAACAAATCGGACAGAAATTGAAAAATTAAGAAAGGAAATTACACGTCCTATAAATCTTTTAGTAAGTCCAGACCTTCCAGATTTAAAAGAACTGTCCCGAATAGGAATTGATCGGGTAAGTACAGGGTCGGCACCTTTTCGTTCTGCTATATCAATGATAAAGAAAATGAGTGATGACTTGCAGAAGCATGATTCCTTTCAGCTGATGACAGAAGGGGTGTTGTCTTACCAGGAGGTCATGGACATGTTGCTCGAGAAATGA
- a CDS encoding DNA cytosine methyltransferase: MIFKKGELFCGPGGLTLGMKEAELKRDDGKIFKVEHEWANDIDANTCETFRQNICPDNPESVIEKDVRELDIESLNPIDAFAFGFPCNDYSIVGETKGMDGDYGPLYSYGVKVLRHHKPKWFIAENVGGLESANEGKAFLQILTDLEESGYVITPHLYKFEEYGVPQARHRIIIVGIRKEEELEFKVPAPTHSKENFVTSKQAIENIRIPEDAFNHEYTRHTEKVVKMLSNIKAGDNAWSEDIPEDLRLNVKGARMSNIYKRLDPNLPAYTVTGSGGGGTHMYHYKEDRALTNRERARLQTFPDDFEFIGGKESVRRQIGMAVPPQGIKVITEAILKTFAGIPYKSVESKWKFKVEEALEKSIKKQSVEKEELEKKTVQTTLF; the protein is encoded by the coding sequence ATGATTTTTAAAAAAGGAGAACTTTTCTGTGGTCCAGGGGGATTGACACTTGGTATGAAAGAAGCCGAATTGAAGCGGGACGACGGTAAAATCTTTAAGGTAGAACATGAATGGGCAAATGATATTGATGCTAATACATGCGAAACCTTTCGACAGAATATTTGTCCTGACAATCCTGAATCAGTAATAGAAAAAGATGTAAGAGAACTGGATATTGAAAGTCTGAATCCTATCGATGCCTTTGCTTTCGGTTTTCCGTGCAATGATTACAGCATTGTTGGTGAAACAAAGGGAATGGATGGGGATTATGGACCGCTTTACAGTTATGGAGTAAAAGTCCTGCGGCATCATAAACCCAAATGGTTTATAGCTGAAAACGTTGGAGGACTTGAAAGTGCAAACGAGGGAAAAGCTTTTCTTCAGATTTTAACAGATCTTGAAGAGTCGGGATACGTTATTACACCTCATTTATATAAATTTGAGGAATATGGGGTACCTCAAGCTAGGCATAGAATTATAATTGTTGGAATTCGAAAGGAAGAAGAACTGGAATTTAAAGTACCTGCGCCCACACATTCCAAAGAGAATTTTGTTACTTCGAAACAAGCAATTGAAAATATACGAATTCCTGAAGATGCATTTAACCATGAATATACACGCCATACAGAAAAAGTAGTGAAGATGTTATCCAATATTAAAGCAGGAGATAACGCCTGGAGTGAAGACATACCTGAAGATCTGCGCTTAAATGTCAAAGGTGCTCGTATGAGTAATATTTATAAGCGACTTGATCCTAATTTACCGGCCTATACAGTAACAGGATCAGGAGGAGGCGGGACTCATATGTATCACTATAAAGAGGATCGAGCACTAACCAATCGCGAGAGAGCAAGGCTTCAGACGTTTCCTGATGATTTTGAATTTATCGGAGGGAAAGAGTCTGTAAGAAGACAGATAGGTATGGCTGTTCCCCCGCAGGGAATTAAAGTAATTACTGAGGCAATATTAAAAACATTTGCAGGAATTCCCTATAAATCAGTTGAATCAAAATGGAAATTTAAGGTGGAAGAAGCCTTGGAGAAGAGTATTAAAAAGCAAAGTGTAGAGAAAGAGGAACTCGAGAAAAAAACAGTACAAACAACCTTATTCTAG
- a CDS encoding PD-(D/E)XK motif protein, giving the protein MQLDLLIRTKEFFATLERGKARAIFTNDDGYEAWAIKFMDGTYGVGIPYSANTIINERFANVRLYSDTVYINKEQRKFLLLTSSIESLRNEFAAIASQFIETGEEHKNRKDIINDPFDWWDKWRNLLGNAVREKKVYSLLGEMKALEMLLKNGENVDWTPTDFATHDIETNSKAYEIKSTTSRYDQKITISSQFQGQSEKELSIIFCRFEKSNLGFSIDDMVSRLSDLGMDKTLLNIEIDKMGYETGSKSRIEKYKLHEMRDYTVDASFPVIALNSYVAEHYSNNIMKLTYEIDLTGLPFKFIETT; this is encoded by the coding sequence ATGCAACTGGATCTGTTAATTAGAACTAAGGAATTCTTTGCAACACTGGAAAGAGGCAAGGCGAGGGCGATTTTTACAAATGATGATGGTTATGAAGCCTGGGCAATAAAGTTTATGGACGGTACTTACGGGGTGGGTATTCCTTACTCTGCTAACACAATAATTAATGAAAGATTCGCTAACGTGAGACTGTATTCTGATACTGTTTATATAAACAAAGAACAGAGGAAATTTCTTTTATTAACATCATCAATTGAGTCGCTTAGAAATGAATTTGCAGCTATTGCTTCTCAATTTATAGAAACCGGGGAAGAACACAAAAACAGAAAAGATATTATAAATGATCCATTTGACTGGTGGGATAAATGGAGAAATCTTCTGGGAAATGCTGTTCGGGAGAAAAAAGTTTATAGTTTATTGGGTGAAATGAAGGCTTTAGAAATGCTTTTAAAGAATGGTGAGAATGTTGATTGGACCCCGACTGATTTTGCAACTCATGATATTGAAACAAATTCAAAAGCCTATGAGATCAAGTCAACTACTTCAAGATATGATCAAAAAATTACTATAAGCAGTCAATTTCAAGGCCAATCAGAGAAAGAATTAAGCATTATTTTCTGCAGATTTGAAAAGTCAAATTTAGGATTTTCTATAGATGATATGGTAAGTAGGTTATCTGACTTGGGAATGGATAAAACATTGTTAAATATAGAAATTGATAAAATGGGTTACGAAACAGGATCAAAATCCAGAATAGAAAAATATAAACTTCACGAGATGAGGGATTATACTGTTGATGCTTCCTTTCCGGTAATAGCACTTAATTCATATGTTGCAGAACACTACTCAAATAATATTATGAAATTAACATATGAAATAGATTTGACAGGACTTCCGTTTAAATTTATTGAAACCACATAA
- a CDS encoding restriction endonuclease PLD domain-containing protein yields the protein MLYNTNLYEHLFFNPYYQDYRNLTIITSEATSSFLFRIIDDFPDIEINLVIGMSKYTGVNLWDHEEFKRITSENKNIKIMYYNGRKPIHFNMYYWKSTSLFSNDLLFSGTASFTWKSFRDRQEIINSANDANFNILDEKDFINCNKDNIEEYIALNDLSLNQHKDGIFITNSHGSTVVYHLPASSLQFTDLSLKKNKSEDIHDKSGLNWGQRDGREPNQAYIPVPIEVHKEYPGFFPEKKEEFTLLTDNGENFICVMAQDNRKAIESSKSNSVLGKYFRSRLNVPHGQKVTNSDLANYGRDYVRIYKIDSETYFMDFSEKK from the coding sequence ATGTTGTATAATACTAATTTATATGAACATCTTTTTTTTAATCCATATTACCAGGATTACCGCAATTTAACTATTATCACCAGTGAGGCAACTTCTTCTTTTTTGTTTCGCATAATTGACGACTTTCCAGATATCGAAATAAACTTAGTGATAGGGATGTCAAAGTATACTGGGGTTAACCTATGGGATCACGAAGAATTCAAACGAATAACCAGTGAAAACAAGAATATTAAAATAATGTATTATAACGGAAGAAAACCTATTCATTTTAATATGTATTATTGGAAATCAACTTCACTATTTTCAAATGATTTGCTCTTTTCTGGTACAGCCAGCTTTACTTGGAAAAGCTTTAGAGACCGCCAGGAAATAATAAATAGCGCCAATGATGCAAATTTTAACATACTTGATGAAAAAGATTTTATTAACTGTAACAAGGATAATATTGAAGAATATATAGCTCTTAATGATCTCTCACTTAACCAACATAAAGATGGAATATTTATTACAAATTCTCATGGATCAACAGTAGTATATCATCTTCCTGCAAGCAGCCTGCAATTTACTGACCTCTCGCTCAAAAAAAACAAAAGTGAAGATATACATGACAAAAGCGGTTTGAATTGGGGGCAAAGAGATGGAAGAGAACCTAACCAGGCATACATTCCCGTTCCAATTGAGGTACATAAAGAATATCCTGGATTTTTCCCTGAGAAAAAAGAAGAATTTACTTTATTAACAGATAACGGGGAAAATTTCATTTGTGTTATGGCTCAGGATAACAGAAAAGCGATTGAATCATCTAAAAGCAACAGTGTGTTGGGAAAGTATTTTCGGTCCAGGTTAAATGTCCCTCACGGACAGAAGGTAACAAATTCGGATCTTGCAAATTATGGCAGAGATTATGTGAGAATATATAAAATTGACAGCGAAACTTATTTTATGGACTTCAGCGAAAAAAAATAA
- a CDS encoding very short patch repair endonuclease — protein sequence MTDVHTKEQRRRNMQAIKSRSRLEDKVTKALWKKGHRFRKNNKDLFGKPDIAIKKYKIVIFIDSCFWHVCELHSNMPKNNAEFWKKKLNRNIERDKEVTEYYKTNGWNILRVWEHEFKEDFEGAVKEISDFINKNKSSSAP from the coding sequence TTGACAGACGTCCATACTAAAGAACAAAGAAGAAGAAATATGCAGGCAATTAAGTCACGATCCAGGCTTGAGGACAAAGTAACTAAAGCTCTTTGGAAAAAAGGACACCGTTTCAGAAAGAATAATAAGGACTTATTCGGAAAGCCGGATATAGCAATAAAAAAATATAAGATAGTAATATTTATCGATTCATGTTTTTGGCACGTATGTGAGCTTCATTCAAATATGCCGAAAAATAATGCAGAATTCTGGAAGAAAAAGCTTAACAGAAATATTGAGCGGGATAAGGAAGTGACGGAATATTATAAGACTAATGGCTGGAACATTCTTCGGGTGTGGGAACATGAATTCAAAGAGGATTTTGAGGGAGCCGTTAAAGAGATTTCAGATTTTATTAACAAGAACAAAAGCTCTAGTGCGCCTTAG
- a CDS encoding M20/M25/M40 family metallo-hydrolase — translation MKWSKLFIRHGFQVKEAEGRENCFDCINESKENLEFLFESLERGAVSYKYAEERLLIQSDEMDEADWIELVDTRDRGRTEMLYTKPWLINLEVSKLDTYICGIVKELNRLELYTYGSCDGHGRGSAAVYFNSEDDLETASKLFLACGIQRITTQRGRMSLHISKNKQLLDVAERLHLVQKESLDKDLEFFQKLFFLARLEETLSISGVSGDEGSIRDYVLEQLDVLTEHTVVDNAGNILAHRKYGNGHGPTIMLNAHLDTVEEFVPGRTIVKNGPVWTSSEGILGADDRAGVTVILEMARWLDIIRFNGKVKFVFTVGEEAGLIGARRLNESFLWDVDAAIVVDRRNTNDIVVSCGGVIPFCHEKYGEFFEKTAKENGLGDWNVTAGGSSDTRIWAGHGIQSVNLSAGYNNEHTDDEFLDTDACFNTLRLIQAVFKEKNELNRVLNRINTFKEVDKRRGGFAGERCVDSF, via the coding sequence ATGAAATGGTCTAAACTGTTTATTCGTCACGGGTTTCAGGTGAAAGAGGCTGAAGGCAGGGAGAACTGCTTTGACTGCATCAATGAGAGTAAGGAAAATCTGGAGTTTTTGTTTGAATCTCTGGAAAGAGGGGCAGTTTCTTATAAATATGCTGAGGAACGGCTGTTGATTCAAAGTGACGAGATGGATGAGGCTGACTGGATTGAGCTTGTTGATACGCGGGACCGTGGCAGAACGGAAATGCTGTACACGAAGCCTTGGCTGATAAACCTGGAAGTGAGTAAGCTTGATACGTATATCTGCGGAATTGTTAAGGAACTTAACAGGCTTGAGCTGTACACATATGGAAGCTGTGATGGACATGGGAGAGGATCTGCCGCTGTTTACTTTAACTCTGAGGATGACTTGGAAACCGCTTCAAAGCTTTTTCTCGCCTGTGGTATACAACGAATTACTACGCAACGAGGGAGGATGAGTCTTCACATTTCAAAAAACAAGCAACTGCTGGATGTTGCTGAGCGGCTTCATCTGGTTCAAAAGGAGTCGCTTGATAAGGACCTGGAGTTTTTTCAAAAACTGTTTTTTCTGGCGAGATTAGAAGAAACCCTGTCAATAAGCGGTGTGAGCGGGGATGAAGGCAGCATCCGGGATTATGTACTGGAACAGCTTGATGTGCTGACAGAGCATACTGTTGTTGATAATGCTGGTAATATACTTGCTCACAGAAAATACGGAAATGGGCATGGACCCACGATTATGTTAAATGCTCATCTTGATACTGTAGAAGAGTTTGTCCCTGGCCGCACGATTGTTAAAAATGGCCCGGTATGGACCAGCAGTGAAGGGATTCTCGGTGCAGACGATCGAGCAGGTGTGACGGTTATACTTGAAATGGCAAGATGGCTGGACATTATCCGTTTTAATGGGAAGGTTAAATTCGTATTCACAGTAGGTGAAGAGGCCGGGCTAATCGGTGCAAGAAGGCTCAATGAAAGTTTCCTCTGGGACGTGGACGCGGCGATTGTAGTTGACCGGCGGAACACGAATGATATCGTGGTGTCATGTGGAGGAGTTATTCCTTTTTGCCACGAAAAATATGGTGAGTTTTTCGAGAAGACAGCAAAGGAAAATGGGCTTGGAGACTGGAATGTGACAGCAGGAGGAAGCAGTGATACAAGAATCTGGGCAGGGCACGGCATACAAAGTGTGAATCTTTCCGCTGGTTATAACAATGAGCATACAGATGACGAATTTCTGGATACAGATGCCTGCTTCAACACACTTCGGTTAATTCAAGCTGTATTTAAGGAAAAAAACGAGCTTAACAGAGTACTAAACAGAATTAATACTTTCAAGGAGGTAGATAAAAGAAGAGGTGGTTTTGCAGGGGAAAGGTGTGTGGATTCTTTCTGA
- a CDS encoding DNA cytosine methyltransferase has product MNKKSNLPVVIDLFSGCGGLAYGFKMAGFDIAGGIDLNKHAAYTASYNLHWKYGEDREHYSGDIKEINTDEFKKEIGKEGCIVIGGPPCQAYSQAGRAKLRSLGEERIHTNDKRGFLFFDFINTALDLDAKAIIMENVPESVNFGGLNVPQRVCEILEENNYEARWTILNAADFGVPQIRERIFVIAIKKDELEDFTLPAPTHRPIVDKKTPGQKRIKTFLNCENFISPLVHEDKLPYWVTVGEALSDLPSIFPTSGSKYQLYPLNIQLNYKSDIQNDYQKKMRKWEGNVINSVSGHGFRKTLRDFPIFERMKPGDDYRDASVIAEEIFDEYCTSFSLNEFKNPEEYKKVRKTIIPPYDRNKFYHKWRKLKPESQSHTLVAHLSTDTYSHIHPWEPRGISVREAARLQSFPDGFIFNCSMGEAFKQIGNAVPPLMSYSIADRIKSNFTKLEHSRCLYATGSVN; this is encoded by the coding sequence TTGAACAAAAAAAGTAATCTTCCGGTTGTTATTGATTTATTTTCCGGATGTGGAGGTCTTGCATACGGATTTAAGATGGCTGGTTTTGATATAGCTGGAGGAATCGATTTAAACAAGCATGCCGCTTACACTGCATCTTATAATCTCCATTGGAAATATGGTGAAGATAGGGAACACTACAGCGGAGATATAAAGGAAATAAATACAGATGAATTCAAGAAAGAAATAGGTAAAGAAGGATGTATAGTAATTGGAGGTCCCCCTTGCCAGGCATACTCCCAAGCTGGCAGAGCAAAATTAAGATCTTTGGGGGAGGAAAGAATTCACACAAATGATAAAAGAGGTTTTTTGTTTTTTGACTTTATTAACACTGCTTTAGATTTAGATGCTAAAGCTATTATTATGGAAAACGTACCTGAATCTGTTAACTTTGGTGGGTTAAATGTACCTCAGCGCGTTTGTGAAATACTTGAAGAGAATAATTATGAGGCCAGATGGACTATTTTAAATGCTGCGGACTTCGGGGTTCCTCAAATTAGAGAAAGAATATTCGTTATTGCTATTAAAAAAGATGAATTGGAAGATTTCACATTACCTGCGCCAACCCACAGACCAATAGTAGATAAAAAAACACCAGGTCAAAAAAGGATTAAAACATTTTTAAACTGTGAAAACTTTATAAGTCCGTTGGTTCATGAAGATAAACTTCCTTATTGGGTGACAGTAGGAGAAGCTTTATCTGATCTGCCAAGCATTTTCCCAACTTCTGGGAGTAAGTATCAGCTATACCCATTGAATATTCAATTAAATTATAAGTCAGATATACAGAATGACTATCAAAAGAAAATGAGGAAATGGGAAGGTAATGTTATTAATTCTGTATCAGGACACGGTTTTAGGAAGACCTTGAGGGATTTTCCAATTTTTGAACGAATGAAACCGGGTGATGACTACAGAGATGCATCGGTCATAGCTGAAGAGATTTTTGACGAATACTGTACATCATTTTCTTTGAATGAATTTAAAAATCCTGAAGAATATAAAAAAGTCAGGAAAACTATAATACCGCCGTATGACAGGAATAAATTTTATCATAAATGGCGGAAGTTAAAACCGGAATCTCAGTCACATACACTAGTTGCTCACTTGTCAACTGACACATACAGTCATATCCATCCATGGGAGCCGAGGGGAATATCTGTAAGAGAGGCAGCAAGACTTCAGTCTTTCCCGGATGGCTTTATATTTAACTGCAGTATGGGAGAGGCTTTTAAGCAAATCGGTAACGCGGTGCCGCCATTAATGTCATATTCTATTGCAGATAGAATAAAAAGCAATTTTACAAAACTTGAACATAGTAGGTGTTTGTATGCAACTGGATCTGTTAATTAG